A genomic window from Companilactobacillus alimentarius DSM 20249 includes:
- a CDS encoding class I SAM-dependent methyltransferase has translation MANQYFDNTPDLEHEIKKFDFTLRKHNLNFISDSGVFSRQTIDYGSRVLIEAIDFQNIPEGNILDVGCGYGPIGLALAKEQKNRKVTMVDVNLRALDLAKKNAVNNDIENVDIFESDVYKNVGQKYALVVSNPPVRAGKSVVTAILEESKNYLEPQGELWIVLQKKQGAPSAKKLMNQTFGNVEIVTRAKGYYVLKSKLI, from the coding sequence ATGGCTAATCAGTATTTTGACAATACCCCAGATTTAGAGCATGAAATTAAGAAATTCGATTTTACTTTGAGAAAGCATAATTTGAATTTTATTTCTGATAGCGGAGTTTTTTCTCGCCAAACCATTGACTATGGTTCTAGAGTTTTAATTGAAGCAATTGATTTTCAAAATATTCCAGAAGGAAATATTTTAGATGTCGGCTGTGGTTATGGACCTATCGGCTTAGCTTTAGCCAAGGAACAAAAGAATAGAAAAGTTACGATGGTCGACGTTAATTTACGTGCTTTAGATTTAGCTAAGAAGAATGCTGTAAACAATGACATTGAGAATGTTGATATTTTTGAATCTGATGTCTATAAGAATGTTGGTCAAAAATATGCTTTAGTAGTTTCGAATCCACCAGTTCGTGCTGGTAAAAGTGTTGTAACAGCAATCTTAGAAGAATCGAAGAATTATTTGGAACCTCAAGGTGAGTTATGGATTGTTTTACAAAAGAAACAAGGTGCTCCATCAGCTAAAAAGTTAATGAATCAAACATTTGGTAATGTTGAAATAGTTACCCGTGCTAAGGGTTACTATGTTTTGAAAAGTAAATTGATTTAA
- the nusG gene encoding transcription termination/antitermination protein NusG, which yields MAEAGEKQWYVLHTYSGYENKVKENLESRAQSMGMEDYIFQAVVPEDEETKMKNGKEKKEMEKTFPGYVLVEMVMSDESWFIVRNTPGVTGFVGSHGSGSKPAPLLPEEIDNILKQYGMSTNKPSDFEVGETVKITDGAFTDTTGKITEIDDEHRKLKVDVDMFGRMTSAEVDFTAVEKQK from the coding sequence ATGGCTGAAGCTGGCGAAAAACAATGGTATGTTTTGCATACCTATTCAGGATATGAAAATAAAGTTAAGGAAAATCTCGAATCACGTGCCCAATCAATGGGTATGGAAGATTATATTTTCCAAGCAGTTGTTCCTGAAGATGAAGAAACAAAAATGAAAAACGGTAAAGAAAAGAAAGAAATGGAAAAAACTTTCCCTGGATATGTTCTAGTAGAGATGGTTATGAGTGATGAATCATGGTTTATCGTTCGTAATACACCAGGTGTTACCGGATTTGTCGGCAGTCACGGTTCTGGTAGTAAACCTGCACCATTACTACCTGAAGAAATTGATAACATTCTAAAACAGTATGGTATGAGCACTAATAAGCCATCTGACTTTGAGGTCGGTGAAACTGTTAAGATCACTGATGGTGCTTTCACAGATACTACTGGTAAGATTACTGAAATTGATGATGAACACAGAAAACTTAAGGTTGACGTTGATATGTTTGGACGTATGACTAGTGCTGAAGTTGATTTCACTGCAGTTGAAAAACAGAAATAG
- a CDS encoding DNA polymerase III subunit delta' — protein sequence MESLEEEQPKVIQEFKKIISSNMLSHAYLIDNASTKVRQQMAIWLAQSQFCEHLQDGAPDQTCQKCQTIALGDNPDVLEIETEKQSIGVDDIKFFKKEANMTATQGKRRILIIDEAEKMTNAASNNLLKTIEEPEGNLMIILLADSAKQLLPTIQSRVQTFHLSNKSNDDEIASLVSDGFKNDQAKKALKFTDIKYLENITGDKYQSLLTAITNWLKEINKQKINSFIDIQTDIMPLVENKNQQHLVFDMLNQIFSDILSIRYNLEKSTLTTEDLLSNKGIKKVIGMSDDLFTAEQMWKSNVSFQAILEDLSLKFVD from the coding sequence ATGGAAAGTCTAGAAGAAGAGCAGCCCAAAGTTATCCAGGAATTTAAAAAAATTATTTCATCAAATATGTTGTCGCATGCTTATTTGATTGATAATGCATCTACAAAAGTTAGGCAGCAGATGGCTATTTGGCTAGCGCAAAGTCAATTTTGTGAACATTTACAAGATGGCGCTCCTGATCAAACTTGTCAAAAGTGTCAAACGATTGCCTTGGGCGATAATCCGGATGTCTTAGAAATTGAGACTGAAAAACAAAGCATTGGGGTCGACGATATTAAATTCTTTAAAAAAGAAGCTAATATGACAGCAACTCAAGGTAAAAGAAGAATCCTGATTATTGATGAAGCAGAAAAGATGACTAACGCTGCCAGTAATAATTTATTGAAGACAATTGAAGAGCCTGAGGGAAATTTGATGATTATTTTATTGGCAGATTCAGCTAAACAATTGTTGCCAACGATTCAATCACGAGTGCAGACGTTTCATTTGTCGAACAAAAGTAACGATGACGAGATAGCTAGCTTAGTTAGTGATGGTTTCAAAAATGATCAGGCGAAAAAAGCTTTAAAGTTTACTGATATTAAGTATTTAGAAAATATTACTGGTGATAAATATCAAAGTTTATTGACAGCAATAACGAATTGGCTAAAAGAAATTAATAAACAAAAAATAAATAGTTTTATCGACATACAGACTGATATCATGCCTTTGGTGGAGAACAAAAATCAGCAGCATTTGGTTTTTGACATGTTGAATCAAATTTTTAGTGATATATTATCAATTAGGTACAATTTAGAAAAATCAACATTAACGACTGAGGATTTGCTTTCTAACAAGGGTATAAAAAAAGTTATTGGGATGTCTGATGACTTATTCACAGCCGAACAGATGTGGAAAAGTAATGTATCTTTTCAAGCTATTTTAGAAGATTTGTCATTAAAATTTGTGGATTAG
- the rplA gene encoding 50S ribosomal protein L1 yields MAKHGKKYLEAMKQVDKNKKYSATEAVDLLKKVNYAKFDATVEVAINLDVDPKQADQQIRGALVLPNGTGKTQKVIVFAEGQQAKDAEAAGADIVGSDDLVEKIQDGWLDFDVAVATPPMMAKVGRLGRVLGPKGLMPNPKTGTVTMDVTKAVNDIKAGQVTYRVDSNGLIHAPIGKLSFDTDKIAANFDAFFGAIAKARPASLKGNYITSVNMTSTFGPGLKINA; encoded by the coding sequence ATGGCTAAGCATGGAAAAAAATATTTAGAAGCAATGAAACAAGTTGATAAAAACAAGAAGTACTCTGCTACAGAAGCTGTTGACTTACTTAAGAAGGTTAACTACGCTAAATTTGATGCAACTGTTGAAGTTGCCATCAACTTGGATGTAGATCCTAAACAAGCTGATCAACAAATTCGTGGCGCACTAGTACTACCTAATGGTACTGGTAAAACACAAAAGGTTATCGTCTTCGCTGAAGGCCAACAAGCAAAGGATGCAGAAGCAGCCGGTGCTGATATTGTTGGATCAGATGACCTTGTTGAAAAGATTCAAGACGGCTGGTTAGACTTTGATGTTGCCGTTGCTACACCACCTATGATGGCCAAAGTTGGTCGTTTGGGTCGTGTTCTTGGACCTAAAGGTTTGATGCCAAACCCTAAGACAGGTACAGTTACAATGGATGTTACTAAGGCCGTTAATGATATTAAGGCTGGACAAGTTACATACCGTGTTGACTCAAATGGTCTTATTCATGCACCAATTGGTAAGTTATCATTTGATACAGACAAGATCGCAGCTAACTTCGATGCATTCTTTGGTGCAATCGCTAAGGCTCGTCCTGCATCACTTAAGGGTAACTACATTACAAGTGTTAATATGACATCTACATTTGGACCTGGTCTAAAAATTAACGCTTAA
- a CDS encoding YbaB/EbfC family nucleoid-associated protein, which yields MSKGMPNMGGMGGNMANIMRQAQKMQKEVQSTTEELNKKEYTGKSVDDFVTVKVTGDKKIADLTISEKVIDPDDPDTLQDMLIDALNNAFEEVDKDKEEKLGKYTNGLM from the coding sequence ATGAGTAAAGGAATGCCAAATATGGGTGGAATGGGCGGCAATATGGCCAACATTATGCGCCAAGCTCAAAAGATGCAAAAAGAGGTTCAATCAACAACTGAAGAACTTAACAAAAAAGAGTATACTGGTAAATCAGTTGATGATTTTGTAACAGTTAAGGTTACTGGCGATAAGAAGATTGCTGATTTAACAATTAGTGAAAAAGTCATTGATCCAGATGATCCTGATACATTGCAAGATATGTTGATTGACGCTTTGAATAATGCATTTGAAGAAGTAGATAAAGATAAAGAAGAAAAATTAGGTAAATACACAAACGGGTTGATGTAA
- a CDS encoding nucleoside deaminase — MIFSDSKIEKYMDLALDEAKKAGDRGEVPIGCIIVDNTTGEVISAGSNEREETQDAIKHAEIIAIESACAAVGSWRLEHTSLFVTLEPCPMCAGAIINSRVEEVIFGASDPKAGSVGSINNLLAETRYNHQPEVLSGVKEQEAGDLLRNFFREIRRKK; from the coding sequence ATGATATTTTCAGATAGCAAAATAGAAAAATATATGGATCTAGCTTTAGATGAAGCTAAAAAAGCTGGTGACAGAGGAGAAGTTCCAATTGGTTGTATTATTGTCGATAATACAACTGGCGAAGTAATTTCTGCTGGATCTAATGAACGTGAAGAAACTCAAGATGCAATCAAGCATGCAGAGATCATAGCGATTGAAAGTGCTTGTGCCGCAGTTGGGAGCTGGCGTTTGGAGCATACAAGTTTATTTGTGACTTTGGAACCTTGTCCAATGTGTGCCGGTGCTATTATCAATAGTCGAGTGGAAGAGGTTATTTTTGGCGCTAGTGATCCTAAGGCTGGTTCGGTTGGTTCAATCAATAATCTACTAGCTGAAACTAGATATAATCACCAGCCTGAGGTTCTTAGCGGCGTAAAAGAACAAGAAGCTGGAGATCTTTTGAGAAATTTCTTTAGAGAAATTCGCCGTAAAAAGTAG
- a CDS encoding YaaL family protein — MFGRKKISVQKMEDDRLLDNIRQIQQRIGNTQRMINNSVDVDETTRIKLKLDQLKYQFLYLEARRRKATAKATTNIIFGDEDTFLKQPSRAEKHW; from the coding sequence ATGTTTGGTAGAAAAAAAATATCTGTCCAAAAGATGGAAGATGATCGCCTCTTAGACAATATTCGCCAGATTCAGCAAAGAATCGGGAATACGCAAAGAATGATCAATAATTCGGTTGATGTTGATGAAACAACTAGAATTAAATTAAAGCTCGACCAATTGAAGTATCAATTTTTATATTTAGAAGCAAGAAGAAGAAAGGCTACGGCTAAGGCAACTACTAATATTATTTTCGGAGATGAAGATACATTTTTGAAACAACCTAGTCGTGCCGAGAAACATTGGTAA
- the tmk gene encoding dTMP kinase, which translates to MSGIFISFEGPDGAGKTTAIKRIMPQLQKMTDKEVVLSREPGGSPISEKIRKIILDIHDEEMDPRTEALLYAASRRQHLVDVILPTLNEGKVMLSDRFVDSSIAYQGGGREIGTKEVANINNFAIEGHLPDLTIYFDVTPGVGLARIKKDHEGEMDRLEKAAISFHNRVYDSYAEIVKQNPNRIKTVNAEQSPDKVAADALNLITTRFPKIFKVQGE; encoded by the coding sequence ATGTCAGGAATATTTATTTCGTTTGAAGGACCAGATGGGGCCGGTAAGACGACGGCCATTAAAAGAATTATGCCACAATTACAAAAGATGACGGATAAAGAAGTTGTCTTATCAAGGGAACCTGGTGGAAGCCCCATTTCTGAAAAGATTCGTAAGATTATTTTAGATATTCACGATGAGGAAATGGACCCTAGAACTGAAGCTTTGTTGTATGCCGCATCAAGACGCCAACATTTAGTTGATGTAATTTTACCAACTTTAAATGAAGGAAAAGTCATGCTCAGCGATCGTTTTGTCGATAGTTCCATTGCCTATCAAGGTGGTGGACGTGAGATTGGTACTAAAGAGGTAGCTAATATCAATAATTTTGCCATTGAAGGTCATTTACCTGACCTGACAATTTATTTTGACGTAACCCCTGGTGTCGGTCTAGCTAGAATAAAAAAGGACCATGAAGGGGAAATGGACCGTTTAGAGAAAGCTGCTATTAGTTTCCATAATCGAGTTTATGATTCATATGCAGAAATAGTTAAACAAAATCCGAATAGAATCAAAACTGTTAATGCTGAGCAAAGTCCTGATAAAGTGGCGGCAGATGCTTTAAACTTAATAACAACGAGATTTCCCAAAATCTTTAAGGTGCAAGGAGAATAA
- the recR gene encoding recombination mediator RecR, with amino-acid sequence MRYPEPISKLIDSYMMLPGIGRKTATRMAFFTLGMDKDQVQEFADNLISAKTDLKSCRICGNITTEDICDICSDKNRDQSTILVVEQAKDIMSLDDMNGYNGLYHVLGGVLSPVDGVGPEDLNIKLLLNRLKTNQSVKELIIATNATPEGEATAQYLAKLVKPAGIKVTRLAHGLAVGSDIEYADEMTLKSAVLGRREI; translated from the coding sequence ATGAGATATCCAGAACCAATTTCTAAATTAATTGATAGTTATATGATGTTACCTGGTATCGGTCGTAAGACGGCTACCAGAATGGCGTTTTTCACGCTTGGGATGGATAAAGACCAAGTTCAGGAATTCGCTGATAATTTAATTTCTGCAAAAACAGATTTAAAATCGTGTAGAATTTGTGGAAATATTACTACTGAGGATATATGTGATATATGTAGTGATAAGAATCGTGATCAATCGACAATTTTAGTTGTTGAACAAGCTAAAGATATTATGTCTTTGGATGATATGAACGGCTATAATGGTCTGTACCACGTTCTAGGAGGGGTCTTGTCGCCAGTTGATGGAGTTGGCCCAGAAGATTTGAATATTAAGCTCTTGTTGAATCGTTTGAAGACTAATCAAAGTGTTAAAGAATTGATTATTGCGACGAACGCAACCCCAGAAGGTGAAGCAACTGCTCAATATTTAGCCAAATTAGTTAAGCCAGCAGGAATAAAAGTAACTAGATTAGCACACGGATTAGCTGTTGGTTCTGACATTGAATATGCAGATGAAATGACTTTGAAGAGTGCCGTTCTAGGTCGCAGGGAGATTTAA
- the rplJ gene encoding 50S ribosomal protein L10, whose translation MKQEVLAQKQAQVDEVAKQLTGAKSVIVVDYLGLTVEQATEMRAELREQNATMQVVKNTILRRAAEKAGVEGLEKFFVGPTAIAYSEEDPVGPAKVAAKFAKDVESVEIKGGIIEGKAASLDQIQELATLPDRDGMLSMLVSVLQAPVRDFAMVVKALADKEDDGQEA comes from the coding sequence ATGAAGCAAGAAGTATTAGCACAAAAACAAGCACAAGTTGATGAAGTTGCTAAACAACTTACAGGCGCAAAGTCAGTTATTGTTGTTGACTACTTAGGTCTAACTGTTGAACAAGCTACAGAAATGCGTGCTGAACTACGTGAACAAAATGCTACTATGCAAGTTGTTAAGAATACAATCTTGAGACGTGCAGCTGAAAAAGCTGGTGTTGAAGGTCTAGAGAAGTTTTTCGTTGGACCAACAGCCATTGCTTATTCAGAAGAAGATCCTGTTGGACCTGCTAAAGTAGCTGCTAAGTTTGCCAAAGATGTTGAATCCGTTGAAATCAAGGGTGGAATCATCGAAGGTAAAGCAGCATCTCTTGACCAAATTCAAGAACTTGCAACATTACCAGACAGAGATGGCATGCTATCAATGTTGGTATCTGTATTACAAGCTCCTGTACGTGACTTTGCTATGGTTGTTAAAGCACTCGCAGACAAAGAAGACGACGGACAAGAAGCTTAA
- the secE gene encoding preprotein translocase subunit SecE, with amino-acid sequence MKLFKFFGSVKKEMKLVVWPTFKENRRDTWTVIATSLMYAIFFALVDWGLVTLLQHFVMGK; translated from the coding sequence ATGAAACTATTTAAATTTTTTGGTAGTGTAAAAAAAGAAATGAAATTAGTCGTTTGGCCTACATTTAAGGAAAACAGACGTGATACATGGACTGTTATTGCTACTTCATTGATGTACGCAATCTTCTTTGCACTAGTTGATTGGGGTCTAGTTACATTATTACAACACTTTGTAATGGGTAAATAG
- a CDS encoding cyclic-di-AMP receptor, with product MKLILAIIQDKDSQQLQEELVKGNFRATKLPSTGGFLKAGNCTFIIGVEEEKVDDVLTIIKKNCHTRSQFVTPTFLMPEAASSLTEPVEVQVGGATCFILPVDKFVRF from the coding sequence ATGAAATTAATTTTAGCTATAATCCAAGATAAAGATAGTCAACAATTACAAGAAGAATTGGTTAAGGGTAACTTTAGAGCAACCAAATTGCCTTCAACAGGTGGTTTTTTAAAAGCAGGTAACTGTACTTTTATCATTGGGGTTGAAGAAGAAAAGGTTGATGATGTTTTAACCATTATCAAGAAAAATTGTCACACGCGTTCACAATTTGTGACACCAACTTTCTTAATGCCAGAGGCTGCATCCAGTTTGACAGAGCCGGTTGAAGTTCAAGTCGGTGGGGCAACTTGCTTTATTTTGCCAGTGGATAAATTCGTGAGATTCTAA
- the rplL gene encoding 50S ribosomal protein L7/L12 has translation MALDTQKIIDDLKDASILELNDLVKAIEEEFDVKAAAPVAAGAAAGGDAAAEKDSFDVELTEAGQEKVKVIKEVRGITGLGLKDSKDLVDGAPKVIKEGVAKADADDMKTKLEAVGATVTLK, from the coding sequence ATGGCTTTAGATACACAAAAGATTATCGATGATTTAAAAGATGCTTCAATTCTAGAACTAAACGACCTTGTTAAGGCTATCGAAGAAGAATTCGACGTTAAGGCTGCTGCTCCAGTTGCTGCTGGTGCTGCTGCTGGTGGCGATGCTGCTGCAGAAAAGGACTCATTCGACGTTGAGCTTACAGAAGCTGGACAAGAAAAGGTTAAGGTTATCAAGGAAGTTCGTGGTATCACAGGACTTGGCTTGAAGGACTCAAAGGACCTTGTTGATGGTGCTCCTAAGGTTATCAAGGAAGGCGTTGCTAAGGCTGACGCTGACGACATGAAGACTAAACTAGAAGCTGTTGGTGCAACAGTTACATTGAAGTAA
- the dnaX gene encoding DNA polymerase III subunit gamma/tau, with protein MAYQALYRVWRPQTFSDVIGQDVITQTLRNAVASQMTSHAYLFSGPRGTGKTSCAKILAKAVNCLNPHDGEPCNECEICKAANENRLNDVIEIDAASNNGVEEIRDIRDKVKYAPTEAKFKVYIIDEVHMLSQGAFNALLKTLEEPPENVMFILATTEPQKIPATIISRTQSFNFRRISRQDILDRMEFILNDKKIEYDTEALNIIAASAEGGMRDALSILDQALSYGDDKLTLKNAQEVTGALSNEQIVSYMTAIADNNPAEALTNLYQILASGRSALRFTEMIIRVCRNLILYNSDSDLTNQMDKSIMTKELLAIADKFDNQQLFNIVDQVSATQKNLKNSNQTDIYMEILTVKISEPKVKEIPKETDDSSSGVGSEAVDKLRDEITQLQNTVKNLSTGTVTKEKAPKKTHRKTTNARLNKTAIYKVLSNATKKDLNEAKDIWPDLMSMLSITQRAMMKVAEPVAASADGIVVAFDYEMWFEQAQDDSEFLKELSNNAGRLLKKDCQIVLVPKADWPKIRKEYIDNNIDLSNQGNVESKQEPKKKTDPTVDEAVKLFGDDIVDIKND; from the coding sequence ATGGCATATCAAGCACTTTATCGAGTTTGGCGTCCCCAAACTTTTTCTGATGTAATCGGTCAAGATGTCATTACTCAAACTTTACGTAACGCGGTTGCTAGTCAGATGACCAGTCATGCCTATTTATTCAGCGGTCCACGTGGAACTGGTAAAACATCCTGTGCTAAAATTTTAGCCAAAGCGGTGAATTGCCTTAATCCACATGATGGTGAGCCATGTAATGAATGTGAGATTTGTAAAGCTGCCAATGAAAATCGTTTAAATGATGTAATTGAAATTGATGCGGCTTCTAACAACGGTGTTGAGGAAATTCGAGATATTCGTGATAAGGTTAAATATGCGCCTACCGAAGCCAAGTTTAAAGTTTATATTATTGACGAAGTTCATATGCTTTCTCAAGGAGCTTTCAATGCGTTGTTAAAGACCTTGGAAGAGCCACCCGAAAACGTAATGTTTATTTTGGCTACAACTGAACCACAAAAAATTCCCGCAACAATTATTTCTAGAACACAGAGTTTTAATTTTAGAAGAATTTCTCGTCAAGATATTTTGGATCGAATGGAATTCATCTTAAATGATAAAAAAATTGAATATGATACAGAAGCATTGAATATCATTGCTGCCTCAGCTGAAGGTGGAATGCGTGACGCTTTGAGTATTTTGGATCAGGCTTTATCTTATGGCGATGATAAGTTGACCTTAAAGAATGCTCAGGAAGTAACTGGTGCTTTAAGTAATGAACAAATAGTCTCATACATGACAGCTATTGCTGATAATAATCCGGCTGAAGCTTTGACCAATTTGTATCAGATTCTTGCCAGTGGTCGGTCAGCTTTACGATTCACGGAAATGATTATTCGAGTTTGTCGCAATCTGATCTTGTATAATTCCGATTCTGATTTAACTAATCAGATGGATAAGTCTATTATGACTAAAGAATTGTTAGCTATCGCTGATAAGTTTGATAATCAACAACTGTTTAATATTGTTGACCAAGTCAGTGCAACTCAAAAGAATCTTAAAAATTCCAATCAGACTGATATTTATATGGAGATTTTAACGGTAAAGATCAGTGAACCAAAGGTTAAAGAAATACCCAAGGAGACTGATGATTCTAGTAGTGGAGTTGGCAGTGAAGCAGTCGATAAATTGCGTGATGAGATTACGCAGCTTCAAAATACCGTTAAAAATTTGTCCACAGGGACTGTTACTAAAGAAAAGGCACCTAAAAAGACCCATCGCAAAACTACTAATGCTCGTTTGAATAAGACGGCTATTTATAAAGTTCTCAGCAATGCTACGAAAAAGGATCTTAATGAAGCCAAGGATATTTGGCCGGATTTAATGAGTATGCTTTCAATAACGCAACGTGCTATGATGAAAGTTGCAGAGCCTGTGGCCGCATCAGCTGATGGTATTGTAGTGGCGTTTGATTATGAGATGTGGTTTGAACAAGCTCAAGATGATTCTGAATTCTTGAAGGAACTTAGTAACAATGCTGGTCGACTCTTGAAGAAGGACTGTCAAATAGTTCTAGTTCCGAAAGCTGATTGGCCGAAAATTCGAAAAGAATATATTGATAATAATATTGATTTAAGTAATCAAGGCAATGTAGAATCAAAGCAAGAACCAAAAAAGAAAACTGATCCCACCGTTGATGAAGCAGTAAAATTATTTGGTGACGATATAGTTGATATTAAAAATGACTAG
- the rpmG gene encoding 50S ribosomal protein L33 — MGLRKVALACTVCGSRNYTITENPNRTERLEVKKFCKHCGKHTLHKETR, encoded by the coding sequence ATGGGATTAAGAAAAGTCGCCCTTGCTTGTACTGTTTGTGGATCACGTAACTATACAATTACAGAAAACCCAAATAGAACAGAACGCTTAGAAGTTAAAAAGTTCTGTAAGCACTGTGGTAAACATACGTTGCACAAAGAAACAAGATAA
- a CDS encoding Mini-ribonuclease 3, with the protein MTDVKQFNGVTLAYLGDAVYEVFIREHLLGKNITKVNKLQKQAKHYVSAKAQASLITLMIDKGILSEKEIRIYKNGRNAKKYTKAKNTSVVTYHMSTGFEALFGYLDITGNKKRVIELAQWCINEVETGESDDRKFE; encoded by the coding sequence ATGACTGATGTGAAACAATTTAACGGCGTGACTTTAGCTTATTTAGGAGATGCGGTTTACGAAGTTTTCATTCGCGAACATTTATTAGGCAAGAATATAACTAAAGTCAACAAATTACAGAAACAAGCTAAGCATTACGTTTCAGCTAAAGCTCAGGCGTCATTGATAACTTTGATGATTGATAAAGGGATTCTTTCTGAAAAAGAAATCAGAATCTATAAAAATGGACGCAATGCGAAAAAATATACTAAAGCAAAGAATACAAGTGTCGTCACTTATCATATGTCTACTGGTTTTGAAGCACTCTTTGGTTATTTAGATATTACAGGTAACAAGAAACGTGTCATAGAATTGGCACAATGGTGCATAAATGAAGTGGAAACAGGGGAGTCAGATGACAGAAAATTCGAATAA
- the rlmB gene encoding 23S rRNA (guanosine(2251)-2'-O)-methyltransferase RlmB, with product MTENSNKSEEKELIYGVHSVIELLKSATANQRVNKVLVQKGLTSEHIGEAVKLAKRDRLIVQEVPKNKLDDISDGGNHQGMAAYIAPYQYAELDDIFKSAEKKGTDPFILILDKIEDPHNLGSIMRTADAVGVDGIIVPKHRSTGLTSTVAKTSTGAIEHVPVVRVTNLVNTIKDLKKRNVWVFGTAMEGDNYRNWNAKGAIALIIGNEGKGISPLVLKQADQTLNIPMFGHVQSLNASVATGVLLYQAFASRNA from the coding sequence ATGACAGAAAATTCGAATAAAAGTGAAGAAAAAGAATTAATTTACGGAGTTCATTCCGTAATAGAACTTTTGAAATCAGCTACAGCTAATCAACGTGTTAACAAAGTTTTAGTACAAAAGGGACTTACGAGTGAACATATTGGCGAAGCAGTTAAGTTAGCTAAACGTGACCGCTTGATTGTTCAAGAAGTTCCTAAGAATAAGTTGGACGATATTAGTGATGGTGGCAATCACCAAGGGATGGCAGCTTACATTGCCCCTTATCAGTACGCTGAATTAGATGATATTTTTAAGAGTGCTGAAAAAAAGGGCACCGATCCGTTTATCTTAATTTTAGATAAAATTGAAGATCCCCATAATTTAGGCTCAATCATGCGGACTGCTGATGCTGTTGGAGTAGATGGAATTATCGTTCCTAAACATCGTTCAACAGGTTTAACTTCAACTGTTGCTAAGACATCAACTGGAGCAATCGAGCACGTTCCAGTTGTGCGTGTTACTAATTTAGTTAACACAATCAAAGACTTGAAGAAACGTAACGTCTGGGTCTTTGGAACAGCTATGGAGGGTGACAACTACCGTAACTGGAATGCCAAGGGTGCCATTGCACTCATTATTGGTAACGAAGGTAAAGGTATTTCACCACTTGTTTTGAAGCAGGCTGACCAAACTTTGAATATTCCGATGTTTGGACACGTGCAAAGTTTGAATGCTTCGGTTGCAACTGGAGTTTTGTTGTATCAAGCTTTTGCTTCAAGAAATGCTTAA
- the rplK gene encoding 50S ribosomal protein L11 encodes MAKKVANVVKLQIPAGQATPAPPVGPALGQAGINIVAFTKDFNARTQDQKGMIIPVVISVYEDRSFDFVTKTPPAAVLLKKAAGVEKGSGEPNTNKVATVSEDQVREIAETKMKDLNAASVESAMRMVAGTARSMGFEVK; translated from the coding sequence GTGGCTAAAAAAGTTGCTAACGTAGTAAAATTACAAATCCCTGCTGGACAGGCTACTCCAGCTCCTCCAGTTGGTCCTGCTTTAGGACAAGCTGGAATTAACATTGTTGCCTTTACAAAGGACTTCAATGCGCGTACACAAGATCAAAAGGGTATGATTATCCCTGTTGTTATCTCAGTATATGAAGATCGTTCATTCGATTTCGTTACTAAGACACCACCAGCTGCTGTTCTTTTAAAGAAAGCTGCTGGCGTTGAAAAGGGCTCTGGCGAACCTAACACAAATAAGGTTGCCACAGTTTCTGAAGACCAAGTTCGCGAAATTGCTGAAACCAAGATGAAAGACCTAAACGCTGCTAGTGTTGAATCTGCAATGCGTATGGTTGCTGGTACTGCAAGAAGTATGGGCTTTGAAGTAAAGTAA